One region of Pseudomonas sp. B21-040 genomic DNA includes:
- a CDS encoding OprD family porin, with product MRHTIFRCNVPAHYSLISLTLALSAGSAAVVHADENSGFVEGATATLNLRNAYINRNFVNPAYPNRAAPQNKAEEWTQNFILDARSGYTQGPIGFGVDVLGLYSQKLDGGKGTGGTQLLPIHDDGRPADNFGRLGVAAKAKVSKTVVKVGEWVSTLPILRSDDGRSLPQTFRGAQITSQEIGGLALYGGQIRQNSPRNDASMEDMSMNGKAAFTSDRFNFGGGEYTFNDKRTTVGLWYDELKDIYQQQYFSLNHSQPVGDWTLGANLGFFTGKENGASLAGDMDNKTMFGLLSAKLGGSTFYVGLQKLTGDTAWMRVNGASGGTLANDSYNSSYDNAQEHSWQVRHDFNFATVGIPGLTMMNRYLSGDNVHTGAFTDGKEWGRESELAYVIQSGALKNLSVKWRNSSIRKNFSTNEFDENRLFVSYPISLL from the coding sequence ATGCGCCACACTATTTTTCGCTGCAACGTACCTGCTCATTACTCATTGATCAGCCTGACCCTGGCACTCAGCGCCGGCTCGGCAGCAGTCGTTCATGCCGACGAAAATAGCGGTTTTGTCGAGGGTGCTACCGCTACCCTCAATCTGCGCAACGCCTACATCAATCGCAACTTCGTCAATCCCGCCTACCCAAACAGGGCCGCGCCACAGAACAAAGCCGAGGAGTGGACGCAAAACTTTATCCTCGATGCCCGCTCCGGCTATACCCAAGGCCCCATAGGGTTCGGTGTCGATGTACTGGGGCTTTATTCGCAAAAGCTCGACGGAGGCAAAGGCACGGGCGGCACGCAACTTCTGCCTATCCATGATGATGGGCGCCCTGCTGACAACTTTGGACGCCTGGGCGTTGCCGCCAAGGCCAAGGTTTCAAAAACGGTGGTCAAAGTCGGCGAATGGGTCAGTACGCTGCCCATCCTGCGTTCAGATGATGGCCGTTCGTTGCCGCAAACCTTTCGTGGCGCTCAGATCACCTCCCAGGAAATTGGCGGGCTGGCGTTATATGGCGGTCAAATCAGGCAAAACAGCCCGCGCAACGACGCCAGCATGGAAGACATGTCCATGAACGGCAAAGCGGCGTTTACTTCCGACCGTTTTAACTTCGGCGGCGGTGAATACACCTTCAACGACAAGCGCACTACGGTTGGGCTCTGGTACGACGAACTCAAGGACATCTATCAGCAACAATACTTCAGCCTCAATCACAGCCAACCTGTGGGTGACTGGACACTGGGCGCCAATCTGGGCTTTTTCACCGGCAAGGAAAACGGTGCCAGCCTGGCCGGAGACATGGACAACAAAACAATGTTTGGCCTGTTATCTGCAAAACTGGGGGGCAGTACGTTTTATGTTGGCTTGCAAAAGCTGACCGGAGATACCGCGTGGATGCGGGTCAATGGTGCCAGTGGCGGCACGCTGGCGAACGACAGCTATAACTCCAGCTACGATAACGCCCAAGAGCATTCCTGGCAGGTTCGTCACGATTTCAATTTCGCCACCGTCGGCATCCCCGGACTCACCATGATGAATCGTTATTTGAGTGGCGATAACGTGCACACGGGTGCTTTCACCGATGGCAAGGAATGGGGTCGGGAGTCGGAACTGGCCTATGTCATTCAGTCTGGAGCCTTGAAAAACCTGAGCGTCAAATGGCGAAACTCCAGTATCCGGAAAAATTTCAGCACCAATGAATTTGACGAAAACCGGCTGTTTGTCAGCTACCCGATATCGTTGCTGTAA
- a CDS encoding GFA family protein — protein MTDAFQGSCLCGAVKYRVLSQPKALSHCHCSQCRKSHGAAFASYGSVLRDDLQLIQGADSLKSYPSSESVLRQFCHQCGSSLFWSASQGEYSDWISIALGTLDTTLPSAKQKHVQVMSKASWYEILDQWPQHQ, from the coding sequence ATGACTGATGCCTTCCAGGGCAGCTGCCTTTGCGGCGCCGTCAAGTATCGGGTCTTGTCACAACCTAAAGCGCTGTCTCACTGCCATTGCAGCCAATGTCGCAAAAGCCATGGGGCAGCCTTTGCCAGCTATGGCAGTGTGTTGCGCGATGATCTGCAACTTATTCAAGGCGCCGATAGCCTCAAGTCGTACCCGTCCTCTGAATCCGTACTTCGGCAATTTTGCCATCAGTGCGGCTCGTCGCTGTTCTGGTCAGCGAGCCAAGGCGAATACTCTGACTGGATCTCGATAGCGCTAGGGACTTTGGATACAACACTGCCCTCGGCCAAACAAAAACACGTTCAGGTGATGTCCAAGGCTTCGTGGTACGAAATTCTGGATCAATGGCCGCAACACCAGTGA
- a CDS encoding TauD/TfdA family dioxygenase, whose translation MRVEQLTCAIGAELHNVNLGDAVRDDGLFNEVYAALLKYKVLFLRDQDLDKLSRRDHEAFALRLGQLETHPMLPSHPEAPGLVQIYKTPENPADRYENAWHCDATWRESPPMGAVLRCIECPPTGGDTMWANMVMAYEKLPIDVKQEIDSLIASHSFNASFAAAMPKEKRLAMKAQYPDAEHPVVRTHPETGEKVLFVNAYATHFVNYHSQGRVRVGQDYNQKGVDLLKYLISQAYNPEYQVRWRWKQNSVAIWDNRCTQHYAVMDYPPCHRKMERAAIIGDKPY comes from the coding sequence ATGCGAGTCGAACAATTGACCTGTGCCATTGGCGCGGAACTGCACAACGTGAATCTGGGCGACGCAGTGCGCGACGACGGCTTGTTCAACGAAGTGTATGCGGCACTATTGAAATACAAGGTGCTGTTCCTGCGCGATCAGGATCTGGACAAGCTCTCACGCCGCGATCACGAAGCATTTGCCCTGCGCCTCGGCCAGCTCGAAACCCATCCGATGCTCCCCAGCCACCCGGAAGCCCCCGGTCTCGTGCAAATCTACAAGACCCCGGAGAATCCGGCGGATCGCTACGAGAATGCGTGGCACTGCGATGCCACCTGGCGGGAGTCGCCGCCGATGGGCGCTGTGTTGCGCTGTATCGAATGCCCACCCACCGGAGGCGACACCATGTGGGCCAACATGGTGATGGCCTATGAAAAACTGCCAATCGATGTGAAGCAGGAAATCGACAGCTTGATCGCCAGCCACAGCTTCAACGCTTCCTTCGCTGCCGCCATGCCGAAGGAAAAGCGCTTGGCGATGAAGGCTCAATACCCCGATGCCGAGCATCCGGTAGTGCGTACCCATCCCGAAACCGGCGAAAAGGTGCTCTTCGTCAATGCCTACGCGACGCACTTCGTGAACTACCACAGCCAGGGACGCGTCCGTGTCGGCCAGGACTACAACCAAAAAGGCGTCGACCTGCTGAAGTACCTGATTAGCCAGGCCTACAACCCCGAGTACCAAGTCCGTTGGCGCTGGAAGCAAAACAGCGTGGCGATATGGGATAACCGTTGCACCCAGCACTATGCAGTGATGGACTATCCGCCCTGCCATCGCAAGATGGAGCGCGCGGCCATCATCGGCGACAAACCCTACTGA
- a CDS encoding cytosine permease, with amino-acid sequence MTQVRDSQQRSPLIETRSIDYIPEAERHGSLYSQFTLWLGANLQITAIVTGALAVVLGGDVFWSLIGLLIGQLLGGAVVALHAAQGPKLGLPQMISSRVQFGVYGAAIPIVLVCLMYLGFSATGAVLSGQAIAQLISVSDSTGILIFAACIAFLTIFGYRVIHLVGRVASVLGIIAFAYLFTRLMTLNDIGLLLENRHFGWSTFLLAVSLSASWQIAFGPYVADYSRYLPSKTSSWKTFAAVGLGTVLGAQASMVLGVFAAALAGANFRGHEVATIVGLGSTGVMASLLYLSVVFGKVTVSTLNAYGSFMCVATIISGFRSRLEITARQRMLFVLLIVAASTTLALVGQYSFLNSFKYFILFLLTFFTPWSAINLVDYYFINKERYDIPALSDPAGRYGRWNVLGISVYVSGVLIQLPFVDTHFYSGPMVAQLGGVDISWIVGLVVPGVLYYLLARKSVVAVPVVRSTKA; translated from the coding sequence ATGACCCAGGTCCGCGATAGTCAGCAACGAAGTCCCCTGATCGAGACACGCTCGATCGATTACATTCCCGAGGCCGAGCGTCATGGCAGCCTCTACAGCCAGTTCACCCTGTGGCTGGGTGCCAACCTGCAAATCACCGCGATTGTCACCGGGGCGCTGGCCGTGGTGTTGGGCGGTGATGTGTTCTGGTCGTTGATCGGCTTGCTGATCGGCCAATTGCTCGGCGGTGCAGTTGTCGCGCTGCACGCCGCTCAGGGACCGAAGCTTGGGCTGCCGCAGATGATCTCCAGCCGTGTGCAATTCGGGGTCTACGGCGCGGCGATCCCGATTGTGCTGGTGTGCCTGATGTACCTCGGTTTCAGCGCGACCGGCGCGGTCCTGTCGGGGCAGGCGATTGCCCAGTTGATCAGTGTCAGTGACAGCACCGGCATCCTGATATTTGCTGCTTGCATCGCGTTCCTGACGATCTTCGGCTACCGGGTGATTCACCTGGTCGGACGGGTAGCGAGCGTGCTCGGCATCATCGCCTTCGCTTACCTGTTTACTCGGTTGATGACCCTCAACGACATCGGCCTGCTCCTGGAAAACCGCCACTTCGGTTGGAGCACATTCCTGCTGGCGGTGTCGTTGTCGGCCTCTTGGCAGATCGCGTTCGGCCCGTACGTGGCCGACTACTCGCGCTACTTGCCGAGCAAAACGTCGTCCTGGAAAACCTTCGCAGCCGTCGGCCTGGGAACCGTACTCGGCGCCCAGGCTTCCATGGTGCTCGGCGTGTTCGCTGCCGCGTTGGCCGGCGCCAATTTCCGCGGTCACGAAGTGGCGACTATCGTCGGCCTGGGCAGCACTGGGGTGATGGCATCATTGCTGTACCTGAGCGTGGTGTTCGGCAAAGTCACCGTGTCCACACTCAACGCCTATGGCAGCTTCATGTGCGTGGCCACCATCATCAGCGGTTTTCGCAGTCGCCTGGAAATCACCGCCCGCCAGCGCATGCTGTTTGTGCTGCTGATCGTCGCGGCGTCCACCACGCTCGCACTGGTCGGCCAGTACTCGTTCCTGAATTCGTTCAAGTACTTCATCCTGTTCTTGCTGACGTTCTTCACCCCGTGGAGCGCGATCAACCTGGTGGACTACTACTTCATCAATAAAGAGCGCTACGACATCCCGGCGTTGTCCGACCCGGCGGGGCGTTATGGTCGCTGGAACGTGTTGGGGATCAGCGTGTACGTCAGCGGCGTATTGATCCAGCTGCCTTTTGTCGACACGCATTTCTACTCCGGGCCGATGGTCGCGCAACTCGGCGGGGTGGATATTTCCTGGATCGTCGGGTTGGTGGTGCCGGGTGTTCTTTACTATCTGCTGGCCAGGAAGTCAGTGGTGGCGGTGCCGGTTGTACGCAGCACCAAGGCCTGA
- a CDS encoding 2,4'-dihydroxyacetophenone dioxygenase family protein, whose translation MLYEHVDTAVIDGESLPWIPFTPYAENVLLKYFKLDPIRGEWIVMMKAPLDMQLPKHHHTGTVMVYTIEGQWKYKEHDWIAGPGSIVYETAASTHTPEVVSTGSADGYVLTLVHVTGDLAFLDGNDNIVALENWKSGLKRYLAWCEQHDIAPKDLTAFN comes from the coding sequence ATGCTCTACGAACACGTCGACACCGCAGTCATCGATGGCGAATCGCTGCCGTGGATACCCTTTACGCCCTATGCGGAAAACGTCCTGCTGAAGTACTTCAAACTTGACCCGATCCGGGGTGAATGGATCGTCATGATGAAGGCACCGCTGGACATGCAACTGCCCAAGCATCACCACACCGGGACGGTGATGGTTTACACGATCGAAGGCCAGTGGAAATACAAGGAGCATGACTGGATCGCCGGCCCTGGCAGCATCGTGTACGAGACGGCGGCATCGACTCACACGCCTGAAGTCGTCAGCACGGGAAGCGCAGATGGGTATGTGCTCACGCTGGTTCACGTGACCGGCGATCTGGCGTTCCTGGACGGGAACGACAACATCGTCGCGCTCGAAAACTGGAAGTCCGGGTTGAAGCGTTATCTCGCCTGGTGCGAGCAACATGACATCGCGCCGAAAGACCTCACGGCATTCAACTGA
- a CDS encoding AraC family transcriptional regulator → MYTLTRSASLTDYEQVARSVGLDPFRMLRLAKLPASVLDDPNIMISIDSVGWLLEESARLSGQEAFGLLLAETRHLSNFGMLALLIREEPTLRAALQSCARYMRLHNAGVQLRLEDAGDLVLLHVGVNMQGGHGVWRQAIEQSTGIGLRTLSVLTRNTFRPVRVSFTHERPSSLEVHQRVLGAAVEFSQEFNAIVCRARDLDMPIPAADPALHREVKRTLDMQLANLRDEPAQRVRQIVKMLLPSGLCSVDGVAQHLGMHRRTLNRHLATEGESVTTIINAVRAELAEEYLANSKRRLYEVAELLGFSSAGDFSRWFRSQFGKTPSDWAACYRESKATPPL, encoded by the coding sequence ATGTATACCCTGACGCGAAGTGCCAGCCTTACCGACTATGAGCAGGTTGCCCGTTCAGTGGGGCTCGATCCCTTTCGTATGCTGCGTTTGGCCAAGTTGCCGGCCAGTGTCCTCGACGATCCGAATATCATGATCAGCATCGATTCGGTGGGTTGGCTGCTGGAGGAATCAGCCCGCCTGTCCGGCCAGGAGGCCTTCGGGTTGTTGCTCGCGGAAACGCGACACCTGTCCAATTTCGGCATGCTGGCGTTGCTCATCCGCGAAGAACCAACACTTCGTGCCGCCTTGCAATCGTGTGCGCGGTACATGCGTCTGCATAACGCCGGGGTGCAGTTGCGACTTGAAGACGCAGGCGACCTGGTGCTGCTACATGTGGGTGTGAATATGCAGGGTGGGCACGGTGTCTGGCGCCAGGCTATCGAACAGTCGACAGGCATTGGCCTGCGGACGTTGAGCGTACTGACGCGCAATACGTTTCGCCCGGTCAGGGTCAGTTTTACTCACGAGCGCCCTTCCAGCCTTGAAGTGCACCAACGAGTGCTGGGGGCCGCTGTCGAGTTTTCCCAGGAATTCAACGCCATTGTTTGCCGCGCGCGCGACCTGGACATGCCCATTCCCGCGGCTGACCCCGCGTTGCATCGCGAGGTGAAGCGAACGCTGGACATGCAATTGGCTAACCTGCGCGACGAACCGGCGCAGCGCGTACGCCAGATCGTCAAGATGCTGCTGCCAAGCGGACTGTGTTCTGTCGACGGGGTTGCCCAGCATCTTGGCATGCATCGACGCACCCTTAACCGACACCTGGCGACCGAGGGAGAGAGTGTCACAACGATCATCAATGCTGTGCGTGCTGAACTCGCCGAAGAGTATCTGGCTAACAGCAAACGCCGATTGTATGAAGTTGCCGAACTTCTCGGTTTTTCCTCTGCCGGTGATTTTTCACGCTGGTTTCGCAGTCAGTTTGGCAAGACACCTTCCGATTGGGCTGCCTGCTATCGAGAGAGCAAGGCAACACCACCGCTTTAA
- a CDS encoding SulP family inorganic anion transporter codes for MSDSNSSPSTPEPGRIARREAGANQSAWIRWLPGLNTLRHYQIAWLRNDIVAGLVLTTMLVPVGIAYAVASGVPGIYGLYATIIPLLAYALFGPSRILVLGPDSSLAAVILAVILPLSGGDPYRAVALAGMMAIVSGLVCILAGIARLGFITELLSKPIRYGYMNGIALTVLISQLPKVFGFKIESAGPLRNLWAIASGVMEGKSNWITFAVGVATLVVILLLKGHKRIPGILIAVAGATIVVGVLELGTKYGVSVLGTLPQGMPAFAIPWITQADIVPIVIGGFAVAMVSFADTSVLSRVYAARSRTYVDPNQEMVGLGVANLAAGFFQGFPISSSSSRTPVAEAAGAKTQLSGVVGALAVALLLMVAPNLLQDLPNSALAAVVIASAIGLIEVADLRRIYRIQPWEFWLSIACTVGVAVFGAIEGIGLAILLAVIEFLWDGWRPYSAVLGRADEVQGYHDITRFPDARLIPGLVLFRWDAPLFFANAELFNERVLDAVATSPTPVRWIVIAAEPMTSVDVTSADMLAELDETLRNASIELCFAEMKDPVQDKLKRFGIFTQFGATAFFPTIGTAVNSYLATYAVDWVVREGEEH; via the coding sequence ATGAGCGATTCGAACTCTTCACCTTCCACCCCGGAACCGGGTCGTATTGCCCGTCGGGAAGCAGGCGCCAATCAGAGCGCCTGGATCCGCTGGCTGCCGGGGCTGAACACCCTGCGACACTATCAAATAGCCTGGCTGCGAAATGACATCGTCGCCGGGCTCGTGCTGACCACCATGCTGGTGCCGGTGGGTATTGCTTACGCTGTGGCCTCGGGCGTCCCGGGCATCTATGGCCTCTACGCGACGATCATTCCACTGCTCGCCTATGCGTTGTTCGGCCCCAGCCGGATTCTGGTGCTGGGACCGGATTCCTCGCTGGCCGCGGTCATCCTTGCTGTCATCCTGCCGCTGTCGGGCGGCGACCCGTATCGGGCCGTCGCCCTGGCGGGAATGATGGCGATTGTGTCGGGGCTGGTCTGCATTCTGGCGGGCATAGCGCGCCTGGGCTTCATCACGGAGCTGCTCTCCAAACCGATCCGCTACGGGTACATGAACGGTATCGCACTGACCGTATTGATCAGCCAACTGCCGAAAGTCTTCGGTTTCAAGATCGAGTCCGCCGGGCCTCTGAGGAACCTGTGGGCGATCGCCTCCGGGGTGATGGAGGGAAAAAGCAACTGGATCACGTTCGCGGTCGGCGTCGCCACGTTGGTGGTGATCCTGTTGCTCAAGGGGCACAAACGCATTCCGGGTATTTTGATCGCCGTGGCCGGCGCAACCATCGTGGTCGGTGTGCTGGAGCTTGGCACGAAATACGGCGTATCGGTCCTCGGCACGCTTCCACAAGGCATGCCGGCGTTTGCCATTCCGTGGATTACCCAGGCCGATATCGTCCCGATCGTGATCGGAGGCTTCGCCGTGGCGATGGTTTCGTTTGCTGACACTAGCGTGCTGTCGCGCGTCTATGCGGCGCGCTCGCGTACTTACGTTGACCCGAACCAGGAGATGGTCGGGCTCGGCGTTGCCAATCTGGCGGCGGGGTTTTTCCAGGGCTTTCCCATCAGCAGCAGTTCGTCACGCACACCTGTAGCCGAGGCCGCCGGCGCTAAAACCCAGTTATCCGGGGTCGTCGGAGCGCTGGCTGTGGCCTTGCTGCTGATGGTGGCGCCGAACCTGTTGCAGGACTTGCCCAACAGCGCGCTGGCCGCGGTGGTGATTGCATCGGCCATCGGCTTGATCGAGGTCGCTGACCTGCGCCGTATCTACCGCATTCAGCCCTGGGAGTTCTGGCTGTCCATCGCCTGCACCGTCGGCGTTGCTGTGTTCGGCGCCATTGAGGGTATCGGCCTGGCCATCCTGCTCGCGGTGATTGAATTCCTGTGGGACGGCTGGCGGCCGTACTCAGCCGTGCTGGGGCGTGCCGATGAGGTTCAGGGTTACCATGACATCACGCGCTTTCCCGATGCGCGACTCATCCCCGGCCTGGTCTTGTTTCGCTGGGATGCACCTTTGTTTTTCGCCAACGCCGAGTTGTTCAATGAACGGGTGCTGGACGCGGTGGCGACGTCGCCGACGCCGGTGCGCTGGATTGTCATTGCGGCAGAACCGATGACCAGTGTGGACGTGACGTCTGCCGATATGTTGGCGGAATTGGACGAAACCTTGCGCAACGCGAGCATCGAGTTGTGTTTTGCCGAGATGAAAGACCCGGTCCAGGACAAACTGAAGCGATTCGGGATTTTCACGCAGTTTGGCGCCACCGCGTTTTTCCCCACGATAGGCACTGCCGTCAACAGCTACCTGGCGACGTATGCGGTGGATTGGGTCGTCCGCGAGGGCGAGGAACACTGA
- a CDS encoding alpha/beta fold hydrolase, whose translation MNKRPAMRVGQKQVAIERSDADDPDAFNHCFAELNGIRMHYIDEGQGPLVILLHGFPYLWYMWRRQIGALVEAGYRVVVPDQRGFGQTDRPDAIEAYDMSQAVGDMVGLMATLGETSAVIIGHDLGAWVAQAAAMLRPDLFRGLVMLNTPVPPRGKIKPTVALQAMAKGRVYHHLYFQQLEKPDRELACDPRKTLRSVFYSISGSAVGAERWRLFVEPGEPILNAFTEPKGEFPSWLSERALDYYVAEYSRTGFSGALNYYRCRDRNWEITAFLDGAVVRQPSLFIGGAADPSLEPVEIRGLYDQLDTYLPGLQNKVLLPGVGHSAAEESPEQVNELLLTYLEQF comes from the coding sequence ATGAACAAGCGCCCCGCTATGCGCGTCGGTCAGAAGCAAGTGGCAATAGAGCGATCGGACGCCGACGATCCCGATGCATTCAATCACTGCTTTGCCGAACTCAACGGTATTCGCATGCATTACATCGACGAGGGGCAGGGCCCGCTCGTCATTCTGCTGCACGGTTTTCCTTATCTTTGGTACATGTGGCGGCGCCAGATCGGGGCGTTGGTCGAGGCCGGGTATCGAGTCGTGGTCCCCGATCAGCGGGGGTTTGGGCAAACCGATCGACCCGATGCCATCGAAGCCTATGACATGAGTCAGGCAGTCGGCGACATGGTGGGCTTGATGGCGACTCTGGGCGAAACGTCAGCGGTGATCATTGGGCACGACTTGGGTGCCTGGGTGGCCCAGGCGGCGGCCATGCTGCGGCCGGATCTGTTCCGTGGCCTGGTGATGCTCAATACGCCGGTGCCACCGCGTGGCAAGATCAAGCCGACCGTAGCTTTGCAGGCAATGGCCAAGGGCAGGGTGTATCACCACCTGTATTTCCAGCAGCTCGAAAAGCCGGATCGCGAATTGGCCTGCGACCCGCGCAAGACCTTGCGTAGTGTTTTCTATTCGATTTCCGGCAGTGCTGTCGGCGCTGAACGCTGGCGTCTGTTCGTCGAGCCAGGTGAGCCCATTCTCAACGCCTTCACGGAACCGAAGGGCGAGTTCCCGTCATGGCTGAGCGAGCGGGCGCTTGATTACTACGTCGCCGAATATTCCCGCACCGGGTTTAGCGGTGCCCTGAACTACTACCGCTGTCGCGACCGGAACTGGGAAATCACCGCGTTTCTCGACGGTGCGGTGGTGCGCCAGCCAAGCCTGTTCATCGGTGGTGCTGCCGACCCTTCACTGGAACCGGTCGAAATCCGCGGTCTCTACGACCAGCTCGACACTTATTTACCCGGGCTGCAGAACAAGGTGCTGTTACCCGGCGTGGGTCATAGCGCCGCGGAAGAAAGCCCCGAACAGGTCAACGAACTGCTCCTAACGTATCTCGAACAGTTCTAA
- a CDS encoding TauD/TfdA family dioxygenase: MKVEICSPAIGAELSNINLADATRDPELIAQIRALWLKHKVLFFRDQDISPLEQQHFAAQFGELEGHPLAPSHPEADKLLMLYRNLDPNKPKSFVEKASRENLWHTDVTFKPAPPRGAILRCEQGPESGGDTLFSNMVMAYENLPEAVKQRIEGLYAKHSAEHSFGAQLPREQRHAMAAKNPAAEHPVVLVHPETGEKVLFVNSAFTTHFSNFFNFEDIRYGQDFMPEAHHLMNYLTSQAAIPEYQVRLKWRTNTIAMWDNLQVQHYAVADYGNAPRKMLRATLAGTPLT, translated from the coding sequence ATCAAGGTGGAGATTTGCTCCCCCGCCATCGGTGCCGAACTGAGCAACATCAACCTGGCCGACGCTACCCGGGATCCCGAACTGATCGCACAAATCCGGGCGCTGTGGTTGAAGCACAAAGTGCTGTTCTTTCGCGATCAGGACATTTCTCCCCTGGAGCAACAGCACTTCGCCGCGCAATTCGGCGAACTGGAAGGTCATCCCCTGGCACCGAGCCATCCGGAGGCGGACAAGTTGCTGATGCTTTATCGCAACCTTGACCCGAACAAGCCCAAGAGTTTTGTCGAAAAGGCCAGCCGAGAAAACCTCTGGCACACGGATGTCACCTTCAAGCCAGCGCCGCCTCGCGGAGCGATATTGCGCTGCGAGCAGGGCCCTGAATCCGGCGGCGACACCCTGTTCTCCAACATGGTCATGGCTTACGAAAACCTGCCCGAAGCGGTCAAACAACGGATCGAAGGTCTGTACGCAAAGCACAGTGCCGAGCATTCCTTTGGTGCCCAGTTGCCACGTGAACAACGTCACGCCATGGCCGCGAAGAATCCCGCCGCTGAACATCCTGTGGTGCTTGTTCATCCCGAAACAGGCGAAAAGGTGCTGTTCGTCAACTCCGCGTTCACCACCCATTTCTCGAATTTCTTCAACTTCGAGGATATCCGCTACGGCCAGGACTTCATGCCCGAGGCTCATCACCTGATGAACTACCTGACGTCGCAGGCCGCGATTCCCGAGTACCAGGTACGTCTGAAGTGGCGAACCAACACGATTGCCATGTGGGACAACTTGCAAGTCCAGCACTACGCAGTTGCTGACTACGGCAATGCGCCAAGAAAGATGCTACGCGCGACTCTCGCGGGCACCCCGCTCACCTGA